The following proteins are encoded in a genomic region of Necator americanus strain Aroian chromosome II, whole genome shotgun sequence:
- a CDS encoding hypothetical protein (NECATOR_CHRII.G8300.T1): MKIPKTVILVAIFLQNVLSGPLADHGETEAVSKIVPNSNFRKCDVLGDNTISLCPSNQTNSISESNNMISRTFESKDKKYKITEEELSAEVIKNSSSFTKLGNDSIATYTYKRTFEKKFIFNRIPVPHPNQGTTTPRTPTTPSAETVVSTGYVTRTLSTNGETTAKTERVTHPPKPEVNTGWTERVTPLPLPEVTNGRTERITHPPRPEVTTGRTERVTHPPRPEVTNGRTERVTHPPRPEVTNGRTERVTHPPRPEVTNGRTERVTWPPLPEVTNGRTERITHPPRPEVTTGRTERVTHPPRPEVTTGRTERITHPPRPEVTNGRTERVTNPPLPEVTNGRTERVTHPPLPEVTIGRTERVTHPPLPEVTNGRTERVTHPPRPEVTNGRTERITHPPRPEVTNGRTERITHPPRPEVTNGRTERVTHPPRPEVTNGRTERVTHPPRPEVTNGRTERITHPPLPEVTNGRTERITHPPRPEVTNSKTERVTQSTEPEGFTAETKIVTDALSTEEMRGSTELVTQPETFGTTKVYRSANVSCLFAGDLLNFGSEQEAYEKEKKFMIEVGRRLFSTTKNAKAVSWAYGYTSGPKGLKTTFTTMKDSFAGFVEDVMTKMKYEDLEKPNLTNSGAISNLNTASDKEKNANCLVFFSGLKSANNLRKTLKLNPKGMNNFKRVVAVSLNGADLGTLVVPPKGEAVTVTDHYSEKDVSKVVDKILAVF, translated from the exons ATGAAGATTCCAAAAACAGTAATTCTGGTCGCAATCTTTCTCCAAAACGTTCTATCCGGACCTTTGGCGGACCATGGAGAAACAG AAGCGGTGAGCAAAATCGTGCCTAATTCCAACTTTCGGAAGTGTGATGTGTTGGGCGATAACACCATCTCACTCTGTCCTTCAAATCAGACAAACTCTATATCTGAGAGCAATAACATGATTTCACGAACATTCGAAAGCAAAGACAAGAAGTACAAAATAACAGAGGAAGAACTCTCTGctgaagtaataaaaaattccTCTTCATTCACGAAATTAGGAAATGATTCCATTGCTACTTATACTTATAAAAGGACGTTCGAAAAGAAGTTTATATTCAACAGAATACCAGTACCTCATCCCAATCAAGGGACAACAACACCACGAACTCCTACCACTCCGAGTGCAGAAACCGTAGTAAGTACAGGTTACGTGACAAGAACTTTATCAACCAATGGAGAAACCACAGCAAAGACGGAGAGAGTCACACATCCACCAAAACCAGAAGTGAACACCGGTTGGACCGAGCGAGTCACACCTTTACCACTTCCAGAAGTAACCAATGGCAGGACTGAGCGAATCACACACCCACCACGTCCAGAAGTAACCACCGGCAGAACTGAACGAGTCACACACCCACCACGTCCAGAAGTAACCAATGGCAGGACTGAGCGAGTCACACACCCACCACGTCCAGAAGTAACCAATGGCAGGACTGAGCGAGTCACACACCCACCACGTCCAGAAGTAACCAACGGCAGGACTGAGCGAGTAACGTGGCCACCACTTCCAGAAGTAACCAACGGCAGGACTGAGCGAATCACACACCCACCACGTCCAGAAGTAACCACCGGCAGAACTGAACGAGTCACACACCCACCACGTCCAGAAGTAACCACCGGCAGGACTGAGCGAATCACACACCCACCACGTCCAGAAGTAACCAACGGCAGGACTGAGCGAGTCACAAACCCACCACTTCCAGAAGTAACCAACGGCAGGACTGAGCGAGTCACACACCCACCACTTCCAGAAGTAACAATTGGTAGAACTGAGCGAGTCACACACCCACCACTTCCAGAAGTAACCAATGGCAGGACTGAGCGAGTCACACACCCACCACGTCCAGAAGTAACCAATGGCAGGACTGAGCGAATCACACACCCACCACGTCCAGAAGTAACCAATGGCAGGACTGAGCGAATCACACACCCACCACGTCCAGAAGTAACCAATGGCAGGACTGAGCGAGTCACACACCCACCACGTCCAGAAGTAACCAATGGCAGGACTGAGCGAGTCACACACCCACCACGTCCAGAAGTAACCAATGGCAGGACTGAGCGAATCACACACCCACCACTTCCAGAAGTAACCAACGGCAGGACTGAGCGAATCACACACCCACCACGTCCAGAAGTAACCAACAGCAAAACTGAGCGAGTCACACAGTCAACAGAACCAGAAGGATTCACGGCTGAGACCAAGATTGTAACAGATGCACTATCAACGGAGGAGATGCGAGGTAGCACAGAACTCGTCACACAGCCAGAAACTTTTGGAACCACCAAAG TTTACCGTAGTGCGAATGTAAGCTGTCTATTTGCTGGAGATCTTCTTAACTTTGGCAGTGAACAAGAAGCATACGAGAAG gaaaagaagTTTATGATTGAAGTCGGTAGAAGGTTATTCAGTACCACAAAAAATGCTAAAGCTGTATCATGGGCATACGGTTACACGAGCGGCCCAAAAGGTCTAAAAACTACGTTCACTACGATGAAGGATAGCTTTGCTGGCTTTGTGGAAGATGTCatgacaaaaatgaaatacgAAGATCTTGAAAAGCCCAATCTTACAAATAGCGG GGCAATTTCAAACCTTAACACCGCCagtgacaaagaaaaaaatgcgaattGTTTGGTGTTCTTCTCCGGATT aaaGAGTGCGAATAATTTAAGAAAGACGTTAAAGCTGAATCCAAAAGGCATGAACAATTTCAAGAGAGTTGTCGCTGTTAGCCTGAATG GCGCTGATCTGGGTACATTGGTTGTTCCACCGAAAGGGGAAGCGGTCACCGTTACGGATCACTATTCGGAAAAAGACGTTTCAAAAGTTGTCGATAAAATTCTTGCCgttttctaa
- a CDS encoding hypothetical protein (NECATOR_CHRII.G8300.T3), with protein sequence MISRTFESKDKKYKITEEELSAENTSTSSQSRDNNTTNSYHSECRNRTKTERVTHPPKPEVNTGWTERVTPLPLPEVTNGRTERITHPPRPEVTTGRTERVTHPPRPEVTNGRTERVTHPPRPEVTNGRTERVTHPPRPEVTNGRTERVTWPPLPEVTNGRTERITHPPRPEVTTGRTERVTHPPRPEVTTGRTERITHPPRPEVTNGRTERVTNPPLPEVTNGRTERVTHPPLPEVTIGRTERVTHPPLPEVTNGRTERVTHPPRPEVTNGRTERITHPPRPEVTNGRTERITHPPRPEVTNGRTERVTHPPRPEVTNGRTERVTHPPRPEVTNGRTERITHPPLPEVTNGRTERITHPPRPEVTNSKTERVTQSTEPEGFTAETKIVTDALSTEEMRGSTELVTQPETFGTTKVYRSANVSCLFAGDLLNFGSEQEAYEKEKKFMIEVGRRLFSTTKNAKAVSWAYGYTSGPKGLKTTFTTMKDSFAGFVEDVMTKMKYEDLEKPNLTNSGAISNLNTASDKEKNANCLVFFSGLKSANNLRKTLKLNPKGMNNFKRVVAVSLNGADLGTLVVPPKGEAVTVTDHYSEKDVSKVVDKILAVF encoded by the exons ATGATTTCACGAACATTCGAAAGCAAAGACAAGAAGTACAAAATAACAGAGGAAGAACTCTCTGctgaa AATACCAGTACCTCATCCCAATCAAGGGACAACAACACCACGAACTCCTACCACTCCGAGTGCAGAAACCGTA CAAAGACGGAGAGAGTCACACATCCACCAAAACCAGAAGTGAACACCGGTTGGACCGAGCGAGTCACACCTTTACCACTTCCAGAAGTAACCAATGGCAGGACTGAGCGAATCACACACCCACCACGTCCAGAAGTAACCACCGGCAGAACTGAACGAGTCACACACCCACCACGTCCAGAAGTAACCAATGGCAGGACTGAGCGAGTCACACACCCACCACGTCCAGAAGTAACCAATGGCAGGACTGAGCGAGTCACACACCCACCACGTCCAGAAGTAACCAACGGCAGGACTGAGCGAGTAACGTGGCCACCACTTCCAGAAGTAACCAACGGCAGGACTGAGCGAATCACACACCCACCACGTCCAGAAGTAACCACCGGCAGAACTGAACGAGTCACACACCCACCACGTCCAGAAGTAACCACCGGCAGGACTGAGCGAATCACACACCCACCACGTCCAGAAGTAACCAACGGCAGGACTGAGCGAGTCACAAACCCACCACTTCCAGAAGTAACCAACGGCAGGACTGAGCGAGTCACACACCCACCACTTCCAGAAGTAACAATTGGTAGAACTGAGCGAGTCACACACCCACCACTTCCAGAAGTAACCAATGGCAGGACTGAGCGAGTCACACACCCACCACGTCCAGAAGTAACCAATGGCAGGACTGAGCGAATCACACACCCACCACGTCCAGAAGTAACCAATGGCAGGACTGAGCGAATCACACACCCACCACGTCCAGAAGTAACCAATGGCAGGACTGAGCGAGTCACACACCCACCACGTCCAGAAGTAACCAATGGCAGGACTGAGCGAGTCACACACCCACCACGTCCAGAAGTAACCAATGGCAGGACTGAGCGAATCACACACCCACCACTTCCAGAAGTAACCAACGGCAGGACTGAGCGAATCACACACCCACCACGTCCAGAAGTAACCAACAGCAAAACTGAGCGAGTCACACAGTCAACAGAACCAGAAGGATTCACGGCTGAGACCAAGATTGTAACAGATGCACTATCAACGGAGGAGATGCGAGGTAGCACAGAACTCGTCACACAGCCAGAAACTTTTGGAACCACCAAAG TTTACCGTAGTGCGAATGTAAGCTGTCTATTTGCTGGAGATCTTCTTAACTTTGGCAGTGAACAAGAAGCATACGAGAAG gaaaagaagTTTATGATTGAAGTCGGTAGAAGGTTATTCAGTACCACAAAAAATGCTAAAGCTGTATCATGGGCATACGGTTACACGAGCGGCCCAAAAGGTCTAAAAACTACGTTCACTACGATGAAGGATAGCTTTGCTGGCTTTGTGGAAGATGTCatgacaaaaatgaaatacgAAGATCTTGAAAAGCCCAATCTTACAAATAGCGG GGCAATTTCAAACCTTAACACCGCCagtgacaaagaaaaaaatgcgaattGTTTGGTGTTCTTCTCCGGATT aaaGAGTGCGAATAATTTAAGAAAGACGTTAAAGCTGAATCCAAAAGGCATGAACAATTTCAAGAGAGTTGTCGCTGTTAGCCTGAATG GCGCTGATCTGGGTACATTGGTTGTTCCACCGAAAGGGGAAGCGGTCACCGTTACGGATCACTATTCGGAAAAAGACGTTTCAAAAGTTGTCGATAAAATTCTTGCCgttttctaa